The following are from one region of the Spodoptera frugiperda isolate SF20-4 chromosome 20, AGI-APGP_CSIRO_Sfru_2.0, whole genome shotgun sequence genome:
- the LOC118261894 gene encoding uncharacterized protein LOC118261894, translated as MTRPYLFGIAVLLALSCLEVSSKPSNSELAKTNKELTNEAAERERSLAYDETNTENEDVTKDILEKIKAINDALKKPIRRHQFQWNAPPQPGGEYVLDKEVLEKLQQVIASGKLNHHTNHAQQDSNRISNDDLDDTRYSRQLTSLYGGNPAQMAVMPGAYIMNMPVLVMPSMNTMYGNSINPTEYATKIQTKEGPSPSPSPFPSFPSLPPFQWPFAPLFPILIRDPLLSIMNGGGWNNFIEYGQNADVCRRQKSNEATIEDVVKTKDDSEKSSDVITNSITNLRSRQKRAVKKRTVAQGSQLQDIDSAKLNKFFGVKPSSTTAKPSKREPVGQDTKTVHHDDGDVRFGFLDLFGNKNGYRQPTGPGFFINRLKVRRGGVAIAGPGGVATAGRGGTAIVGPGGLAYTQPGGLAVAGPAARIVALSPDADLTAIAHRLQAQSKYGRGWRRDGQWSREMKSSDQYIYNGMDFQEVPLNMEDTTFMLFIKPIAHALNSQGTALANPISQVVIARNQSGTILHAPLATAVAGPGGVAHAASVQYVPFYGGAKGQYLEIKKDNLGRITGEKIVSEENISSENILKNNNDENLLAKVMAANLQNLRTLSTNLLKLHNLGRKTGSLGNVEKSRYKTQLASLGEAASNIIKLIEEVDDVNMLFKRNSTVRSRDDDDDDYVAEEGVGIDSADDDDPSDNDGFINKGTIAEAKPVGLAVIGEHGLAASRPLATAVAASGVALARPVATAVAGVDPTALGINFQVNHSRN; from the exons GTGCTCCTTGCGCTTTCCTGTCTGGAAGTATCGTCGAAGCCTTCAAACAGCGA ATTGGCGAAAACTAACAAAGAATTAACAAACGAAGCTGCAGAAAGAGAAAGATCACTAGCTTACGACGAAACTAATACAGAAAACGAAGATGTTACCAAAGATATATTAGAAAAGATAAAAGCTATAAATGACGCTTTGAAGAAACCAATCAGAAGACATCAGTTCCAATGGAATGCTCCACCTCAACCAGGTGGAGAATACGTCCTTGACAAAGAAGTTCTAGAAAAACTTCAGCAAGTTATTGCTTCTGGAAAGTTGAACCATCATACTAACCATGCACAACAAGACAGTAATAGAATCAGTAACGACGATTTAGATGACACAAGATATTCAAGACAGCTGACATCTTTGTACGGTGGAAATCCAGCACAGATGGCAGTTATGCCCGGCGCGTACATAATGAATATGCCTGTTCTAGTTATGCCGTCTATGAACACTATGTACGGAAACAGCATTAATCCTACAGAGTACGCGACAAAAATCCAAACTAAAGAAGGTCCATCACCATCGCCATCACCATTCCCATCTTTTCCATCATTGCCACCATTTCAATGGCCATTTGCACCTTTATTTCCCATTCTAATAAGAGATCCATTACTTAGTATCATGAACGGTGGAGGGTGGAACAACTTCATTGAGTATGGCCAAAATGCCGATGTATGTAGAAGACAAAAATCGAATGAAGCAACAATAGAAGATGTCGTTAAAACTAAAGATGATTCGGAAAAATCTTCTGACGTTATTACGAACTCAATAACCAATTTAAGATCAAGACAAAAAAGGGCAGTTAAGAAACGTACTGTTGCTCAAGGAAGTCAATTACAAGATATTGATTcagctaaattaaataaattcttcgGCGTTAAACCTTCTTCAACAACTGCTAAGCCTTCAAAGCGGGAACCTGTTGGTCAAGACACTAAAACTGTCCATCATGATGATGGAGATGTTCGCTTTGGCTTTCTAGATTTATTTGGAAACAAAAATGGATACCGACAGCCAACGGGACCCGGATTTTTCATAAATAGATTAAAAGTGAGGCGAGGCGGAGTTGCTATCGCTGGTCCAGGAGGAGTGGCGACTGCTGGAAGAGGAGGAACTGCAATTGTGGGCCCAGGAGGTCTAGCCTACACTCAACCAGGAGGACTGGCTGTAGCAGGACCGGCAGCTCGAATTGTAGCATTATCGCCCGACGCTGACCTCACCGCCATAGCACATCGTCTGCAAGCACAAAGTAAA TACGGACGAGGATGGCGACGAGACGGACAATGGAGCAGAGAAATGAAGAGTTCAGATCAGTACATATACAATGGCATGGATTTCCAAGAAGTGCCCTTGAACATGGAAGATACAACATTCATGCTATTTATAAAACCGATCGCTCACGCTTTGAATTCTCAAGGAACTGCCTTGGCAAATCCCATCTCCCAAGTTGTGATTGCCAGGAATCAGAGTGGTACTATACTCCATGCACCTTTAGCCACTGCAGTGGCAGGTCCTGGTGGCGTGGCTCACGC CGCATCGGTACAATATGTGCCATTCTACGGCGGCGCCAAGGGGCAatacttagaaataaaaaaagacaacCTGGGTAGAATAACTGGGGAGAAAATAGTCTCAGAAGAAAACATCAGCAGTGAAAATATTCTCAAAAACAATAACGATGAGAATCTACTTGCAAAGGTAATGGCTGCGAATTTACAAAACCTTAGAACGCTCTCGACAAATCTTCTTAAACTGCATAACCTTGGACGAAAGACTGGTTCCTTGGGGAACGTGGAAAAGTCAAGGTATAAGACTCAATTGGCATCGTTGGGTGAAGCTGCTTCCAACATTATCAAGCTGATAGAAGAAGTGGATGATGTCAATATGCTGTTCAAGAGGAATTCGACTGTGAGGTCTAgggatgatgatgacgatgattat GTTGCTGAAGAGGGCGTTGGCATTGATTCTGCAGATGATGACGATCCTAGTGATAATGATGGCTTCATTAACAAGGGAACCATTGCCGAAGCTAAACCCGTAG gtCTTGCCGTTATTGGAGAGCACGGTCTAGCAGCTTCCAGACCTCTTGCTACAGCGGTAGCAGCTTCTGGAGTAGCACTCGCTAGGCCTGTAGCCACAGCGGTAGCTGGAGTAGACCCAACAGCTTTGGGCATCAACTTCCAAGTCAACCACTCGAGGAACTGA
- the LOC118262101 gene encoding uncharacterized protein LOC118262101 isoform X1 — translation MAVYFYLVAAVVAVVSAAPPPPQQRYPQQAGLHQLNPLDYFIEQPVDNYYRPAEQKQVSVNGPHGAPARLESLEPDSEVELVPGVQQPQQPPQQNPVAPNIPGLVPGQRVFIVHMPVPGYSPGSIGGYQPVYIVAAAPQGNARFPGNGFQNTVLVDPSGHGVVNPYAGYNRGLVQPQVLPSPIGYQNRPYDLVYQDAGLVNAAGQPVQADGRGPIHFSQNVGLQGPVNPAAYQPVAQLAHPGQVPNLRVPSAGAPAQLKQGTEDAKEAVDAKSNHRAQPLTRNKA, via the exons ATGGCTGTTTACTTC TATCTGGTAGCGGCAGTAGTCGCAGTGGTGAGTGCTGCGCCTCCCCCACCACAACAGCGATACCCTCAGCAAGCAGGACTGCACCAGCTAAATCC ACTGGATTACTTTATAGAGCAACCAGTTGATAACTACTACAGACCGGCTGAACAGAAACAAG TTAGTGTAAATGGTCCTCATGGTGCACCTGCTCGTCTGGAGTCCTTAGAGCCAGACAGTGAAGTCGAGCTGGTACCAGGAGTACAGCAGCCACAGCAACCTCCACAACAG AATCCAGTAGCTCCTAACATACCTGGACTAGTGCCTGGACAAAGAGTTTTCATAGTGCACATGCCAGTTCCCGGTTACAG ccCCGGAAGCATTGGAGGCTACCAACCTGTGTACATAGTTGCTGCAGCGCCGCAAGGAAACGCTAGGTTCCCAGGAAATG GTTTCCAGAACACAGTTCTCGTAGACCCATCAGGTCACGGCGTCGTGAACCCGTATGCTGGTTACAACCGAGGTCTGGTGCAGCCACAGGTGCTGCCCTCTCCCATCGGCTACCAGAACCGACCTTACGATCTGGTGTACCAAGACGCTGGACTTGTTAATGC CGCTGGTCAACCTGTCCAAGCAGATGGCAGAGGTCCCATCCACTTCTCTCAAAATGTGGGACTCCAAGGACCAGTCAACCCTGCAGCCTATCAGCCCGTCGCCCAACTTGCCCACCCAGGCCAAGTGCCTAACTTGAGAGTACCCAGTG CAGGTGCCCCAGCTCAACTGAAACAAGGGACTGAAGATGCCAAAGAAGCTGTTGATGCCAAATCGAACCACAGAGCACAACCCCTCACACGAAACAAAGCGTAG
- the LOC118262101 gene encoding uncharacterized protein LOC118262101 isoform X2, whose amino-acid sequence MAVYFYLVAAVVAVVSAAPPPPQQRYPQQAGLHQLNPLDYFIEQPVDNYYRPAEQKQVSVNGPHGAPARLESLEPDSEVELVPGVQQPQQPPQQNPVAPNIPGLVPGQRVFIVHMPVPGYSPGSIGGYQPVYIVAAAPQGNARFPGNGFQNTVLVDPSGHGVVNPYAGYNRGLVQPQVLPSPIGYQNRPYDLVYQDAGLVNAAGQPVQADGRGPIHFSQNVGLQGPVNPAAYQPVAQLAHPGQVPNLRVPSGAPAQLKQGTEDAKEAVDAKSNHRAQPLTRNKA is encoded by the exons ATGGCTGTTTACTTC TATCTGGTAGCGGCAGTAGTCGCAGTGGTGAGTGCTGCGCCTCCCCCACCACAACAGCGATACCCTCAGCAAGCAGGACTGCACCAGCTAAATCC ACTGGATTACTTTATAGAGCAACCAGTTGATAACTACTACAGACCGGCTGAACAGAAACAAG TTAGTGTAAATGGTCCTCATGGTGCACCTGCTCGTCTGGAGTCCTTAGAGCCAGACAGTGAAGTCGAGCTGGTACCAGGAGTACAGCAGCCACAGCAACCTCCACAACAG AATCCAGTAGCTCCTAACATACCTGGACTAGTGCCTGGACAAAGAGTTTTCATAGTGCACATGCCAGTTCCCGGTTACAG ccCCGGAAGCATTGGAGGCTACCAACCTGTGTACATAGTTGCTGCAGCGCCGCAAGGAAACGCTAGGTTCCCAGGAAATG GTTTCCAGAACACAGTTCTCGTAGACCCATCAGGTCACGGCGTCGTGAACCCGTATGCTGGTTACAACCGAGGTCTGGTGCAGCCACAGGTGCTGCCCTCTCCCATCGGCTACCAGAACCGACCTTACGATCTGGTGTACCAAGACGCTGGACTTGTTAATGC CGCTGGTCAACCTGTCCAAGCAGATGGCAGAGGTCCCATCCACTTCTCTCAAAATGTGGGACTCCAAGGACCAGTCAACCCTGCAGCCTATCAGCCCGTCGCCCAACTTGCCCACCCAGGCCAAGTGCCTAACTTGAGAGTACCCAGTG GTGCCCCAGCTCAACTGAAACAAGGGACTGAAGATGCCAAAGAAGCTGTTGATGCCAAATCGAACCACAGAGCACAACCCCTCACACGAAACAAAGCGTAG